The following proteins are encoded in a genomic region of Lentilitoribacter sp. Alg239-R112:
- a CDS encoding imelysin family protein, with protein sequence MQIFIKCVASLGILLTTQQAIAAPTTDQVKSVMRQTIEDVVRPAYQDFGAQTELLENQVSQLCTSPNNAALSTVQNQFTTTAHSWASIELFRSGPVMDKNRLERVLFYPDRKSTGLKQVQRLVAKGDLTTVAPDIIDQKSVAVQGLGALEFLLFGTGHSELSTKVNSFRCQFAASVTNNLHSIATELQTKWNSEYSEQWINTGQKNSVFINDQEAVIELLGTVVHGLEAIKDIRLKAFLREEQQRDRPKSALFWRSENTLSMMKANLEFIHSLLRDGGLYSLVSKNSRIADQIEFELKQNKKAINAIEGPLLEALKDPALRKKLVYFGTSLTFAIDRIDQQFAQELGLSSGFSFSDGD encoded by the coding sequence ATGCAGATATTTATTAAATGTGTTGCGTCTTTAGGGATATTGCTAACCACACAACAGGCTATTGCGGCACCCACGACGGACCAGGTTAAATCTGTCATGCGGCAAACCATTGAGGATGTCGTGCGCCCTGCCTATCAAGATTTTGGGGCTCAGACGGAGCTTTTAGAAAACCAAGTTTCTCAGCTATGTACTTCACCCAATAATGCGGCTCTATCTACTGTGCAGAACCAATTTACAACAACGGCACATTCGTGGGCAAGTATTGAACTATTTCGATCTGGCCCGGTCATGGACAAGAATCGACTGGAACGCGTTCTCTTTTATCCAGATAGAAAAAGTACAGGGCTCAAACAGGTACAAAGGCTAGTTGCTAAAGGTGATTTGACCACAGTTGCACCGGATATCATTGACCAAAAGAGTGTTGCGGTTCAAGGTTTAGGTGCTTTGGAGTTTTTATTATTTGGCACTGGGCACTCAGAGCTTTCTACGAAAGTAAATTCATTCCGCTGTCAATTTGCAGCCAGCGTTACAAATAACCTTCATTCTATAGCCACAGAATTACAAACCAAATGGAATAGCGAGTATTCGGAGCAATGGATCAATACCGGGCAAAAAAATTCTGTTTTCATCAATGATCAAGAGGCAGTTATTGAGCTTTTAGGCACCGTTGTTCATGGATTAGAAGCAATAAAAGACATTCGCCTGAAAGCATTTTTACGCGAGGAACAACAAAGAGATCGTCCAAAATCAGCATTGTTCTGGCGTTCGGAAAACACACTTTCCATGATGAAGGCCAATCTTGAATTTATCCACTCGCTGCTACGCGATGGTGGGCTATATTCACTGGTTAGCAAAAACAGCCGCATTGCTGACCAGATCGAGTTCGAATTGAAACAAAACAAAAAAGCCATCAACGCAATTGAAGGACCATTACTTGAAGCCCTCAAAGATCCAGCGCTCCGCAAAAAACTGGTGTATTTTGGGACCAGTCTCACATTTGCAATCGACCGTATCGATCAGCAATTTGCACAAGAGTTGGGTCTAAGTTCCGGTTTTTCATTCTCAGACGGTGACTAG
- a CDS encoding fumarylacetoacetate hydrolase family protein: MKLATLKNGTRDGVLVVVSKDLTQCTTVGHIAPTLQSALDNWQTVAPRLERVAQGLETGGQPVQRFHENEAMSPLPRAYQWADGSAYVNHVELVRRARNAEMPPSFWTDPLMYQGGSDTFLSPRDPISAIDEAHGIDMEGEVAVVVDDVAMGATPEEAAKSIRLIMLVNDVSLRGLIPAELGKGFGFFQSKPSSAFSPVAVTPEELGDAWKDGKVHLPLCVDYNDAPFGRADAGVDMTFDFGTLIAHAAKTRPLGAGAIIGSGTVSNKLDDGPGTPIKDGGVGYSCIAEIRMIETINDGKPSTSFMKFGDTVRIEMKDRNGASIFGAIEQVVQKYG, translated from the coding sequence ATGAAACTAGCTACGTTAAAAAATGGTACCCGCGATGGTGTCCTTGTTGTCGTATCCAAAGATCTAACCCAGTGCACAACAGTTGGCCATATCGCGCCAACTCTGCAATCTGCCTTAGATAATTGGCAGACAGTTGCTCCGAGATTGGAGCGCGTTGCGCAAGGGCTAGAAACAGGCGGTCAACCTGTTCAGCGGTTCCATGAGAATGAAGCTATGTCGCCATTACCTCGCGCTTATCAATGGGCAGACGGGTCAGCCTATGTCAATCATGTCGAATTGGTTCGAAGAGCGCGAAATGCAGAAATGCCGCCTAGCTTTTGGACAGATCCTTTGATGTATCAGGGCGGTTCAGACACATTTTTATCTCCCCGCGACCCGATTTCAGCCATTGATGAAGCTCATGGCATTGATATGGAAGGTGAAGTGGCTGTTGTGGTTGATGACGTTGCCATGGGCGCGACACCAGAAGAAGCGGCAAAATCTATTCGTCTGATTATGCTTGTAAATGATGTTTCATTGCGGGGATTAATTCCGGCTGAACTTGGCAAGGGGTTTGGCTTTTTCCAATCAAAGCCATCATCTGCATTTTCTCCAGTTGCGGTAACGCCAGAAGAATTAGGTGATGCTTGGAAAGATGGAAAAGTACATCTACCCTTATGCGTTGACTATAATGATGCACCATTTGGACGCGCAGATGCGGGTGTTGATATGACATTTGATTTTGGGACTCTCATCGCACATGCTGCTAAAACTCGCCCGTTGGGTGCTGGTGCGATCATCGGATCAGGTACAGTTTCAAACAAGCTAGATGATGGACCGGGCACTCCGATCAAAGACGGTGGTGTCGGCTATTCCTGTATTGCTGAAATCCGCATGATCGAGACAATCAATGATGGCAAGCCAAGTACGAGCTTTATGAAGTTTGGTGATACGGTTCGTATCGAAATGAAGGATCGAAATGGGGCATCCATCTTCGGCGCAATTGAGCAAGTTGTACAAAAATATGGGTGA
- a CDS encoding di-heme oxidoredictase family protein, with protein sequence MPNQNRNSYFRLPHIFVAAFCISTPAHAQIAVERDDLSDKDRARVQEIVKPTTDFSKAENFEVKQGGAGTSIKKVNRDAFSHFSANITFKEEETFKLGNALFRKLWVSSPSSTQASDGLGPLFNARACQSCHIKDGRGHPPEGDTDATSMFLRLAKSPTTKLEEQELKDFVRTTFPDPTYGGQLQDLAVPGLDGEGQMKITYENVIENFADGESITLRKPSYEAINLNYGPLDPHTTLSPRVTPQMIGLGLLEAIHESDIVNNADPDDQNNDGISGKYQIIGDGNGNRILARFGWKAEMPTIRQQSAGAFAGDIGISTPDKPNNHGDCTDAQTQCLAMPHGEQARLGVGEAPDEVLSLVTFYSQNLAVPARRNAEDMDVLTGKKHFYDLGCASCHRPKYVTSRNAENKAHQFQLIWPYTDLLLHDMGEGLADGQQVGIANGREWRTPPLWGIGLTKTVNDHTFFLHDGRARNLTEAIVWHGGEAETAKNKFLELDKSARDNLIKFLASL encoded by the coding sequence ATGCCCAATCAAAATAGAAATTCTTATTTCCGTTTGCCGCACATTTTCGTTGCGGCTTTTTGCATTTCAACTCCGGCTCATGCACAAATTGCAGTTGAACGCGATGACTTATCCGATAAAGATCGAGCCCGTGTTCAAGAAATTGTAAAGCCAACAACCGACTTTTCAAAAGCGGAGAACTTTGAGGTTAAACAAGGCGGTGCGGGCACGTCGATCAAAAAAGTGAACCGAGATGCATTTTCACATTTCTCCGCCAACATCACATTCAAAGAAGAAGAGACTTTCAAACTCGGTAATGCACTATTTCGCAAGTTATGGGTGTCGTCACCATCATCAACCCAGGCATCCGATGGCTTGGGACCACTTTTCAATGCGCGAGCCTGTCAGTCTTGCCACATAAAAGATGGCAGAGGGCATCCGCCGGAAGGTGATACAGATGCAACATCTATGTTTTTACGCCTTGCAAAATCCCCAACAACAAAATTGGAAGAACAAGAACTCAAAGACTTTGTGCGAACAACCTTTCCAGATCCAACATATGGCGGCCAACTTCAAGATTTAGCCGTGCCCGGACTGGATGGCGAAGGCCAAATGAAAATCACTTATGAGAATGTTATTGAAAATTTTGCCGATGGTGAATCAATAACACTACGCAAACCGAGTTATGAAGCGATTAATCTCAATTATGGCCCACTTGACCCACATACAACATTATCACCGCGTGTAACCCCACAGATGATTGGCCTTGGCCTTCTAGAGGCAATCCATGAAAGTGATATTGTTAACAATGCTGACCCAGATGATCAGAACAATGATGGCATCTCAGGGAAATATCAAATCATTGGCGATGGTAACGGCAATCGAATTCTTGCCCGTTTTGGCTGGAAAGCAGAAATGCCAACGATACGACAACAAAGTGCAGGTGCATTTGCAGGAGACATTGGGATTTCAACTCCTGACAAGCCAAATAACCATGGCGACTGCACGGATGCGCAAACACAATGTTTGGCAATGCCTCATGGAGAACAAGCACGCCTTGGGGTCGGGGAAGCTCCTGATGAAGTCCTTAGTCTTGTAACATTTTATTCTCAAAATCTGGCTGTCCCAGCCCGTCGCAATGCAGAAGATATGGACGTATTAACTGGTAAAAAGCATTTCTACGACCTCGGTTGCGCGTCATGTCATCGCCCCAAATATGTGACATCACGAAACGCAGAAAACAAAGCACATCAATTCCAATTAATATGGCCATACACAGATTTGCTTCTACATGACATGGGCGAAGGGTTGGCCGATGGTCAACAGGTTGGCATTGCCAATGGTCGGGAATGGCGCACACCACCATTATGGGGAATTGGGTTAACTAAAACCGTCAATGATCATACTTTTTTCTTGCATGACGGTCGCGCCAGGAACCTTACCGAAGCAATTGTCTGGCATGGCGGCGAAGCGGAAACTGCGAAAAATAAATTCTTGGAGCTTGATAAATCAGCGCGGGATAATCTTATAAAATTCTTGGCTTCGTTGTGA
- a CDS encoding Rieske 2Fe-2S domain-containing protein, translating to MSDAWKSYPNAPASGTDICNFSDVENQNTLTIDLDGFPLLIVRKNERLHVFVNACPHQYLPLDYKGDKLLSSDGTMLRCTNHSASFDIETGEGVEGLGVGCNLDIVPVRVINNRIVIEE from the coding sequence ATGTCGGATGCATGGAAAAGTTACCCCAACGCGCCTGCATCCGGCACTGATATCTGCAATTTCTCAGATGTCGAAAATCAAAATACACTAACAATAGATCTGGATGGATTTCCGCTCCTGATCGTTCGGAAAAATGAACGATTGCATGTGTTTGTCAACGCATGCCCGCACCAATATCTGCCTCTTGATTACAAAGGTGATAAGCTGCTTTCTTCTGATGGAACTATGCTACGCTGCACCAATCACAGCGCAAGCTTCGATATCGAAACGGGTGAAGGCGTTGAAGGATTGGGTGTTGGCTGCAACCTTGATATCGTGCCTGTTCGTGTTATTAACAATCGAATTGTCATCGAAGAGTGA
- the hppD gene encoding 4-hydroxyphenylpyruvate dioxygenase, translated as MGPFPHDAPKAKIDELNIAGTDGFEFVEFAHPEKDKLEPLFQSMGFVEVARHKTKDISLFRQGDVNYIVNREPNTPSSRFVEEHGPCAPSMAWRVVDAQNALKCAKDYGAEEYTGSDKTIDAPAVYGIGGSLLYFIDEYDEGRSPYDKDYNWISERDPKPEGAGFFYLDHLTHNVMRGNMNTWYKFYDEAFNFKEIRFFDIKGKLTGLTSRALTSPCGKIRIPINESSDDTSQIEEYLKEYKGEGIQHIAIATNDIYQGTDTLAANGVKFMPGPPDLYYAKSHDRVKDHEEPLDRMKKHGILIDGEGVVNGGATRILLQIFSKTVIGPIFFEFIQRKGDDGFGEGNFKALFESIEEDQIQRGVLAAE; from the coding sequence ATGGGTCCATTTCCTCACGACGCTCCAAAAGCAAAAATTGATGAACTAAACATTGCAGGCACCGATGGTTTTGAATTTGTAGAATTCGCCCATCCGGAAAAAGACAAACTTGAACCATTGTTTCAATCAATGGGGTTTGTCGAAGTTGCTCGGCACAAAACAAAAGATATTTCATTATTTCGTCAAGGTGATGTGAATTACATCGTCAATCGCGAACCAAACACACCCTCATCCCGGTTTGTTGAAGAACACGGCCCTTGCGCACCATCTATGGCTTGGCGCGTTGTTGACGCACAAAACGCGTTAAAATGCGCTAAGGATTATGGCGCAGAAGAATATACAGGTTCTGATAAAACCATAGATGCGCCAGCTGTTTATGGCATCGGTGGTTCACTATTGTATTTCATAGACGAATATGATGAAGGTCGCTCGCCTTATGATAAGGACTATAACTGGATATCTGAACGCGACCCTAAGCCAGAAGGTGCAGGTTTTTTCTATCTGGATCACCTTACGCATAACGTAATGCGAGGTAATATGAATACGTGGTATAAATTTTATGACGAAGCCTTTAACTTCAAAGAAATACGATTCTTTGATATTAAAGGTAAGCTTACTGGCCTCACCAGTCGCGCATTGACATCACCTTGCGGGAAAATTCGTATTCCAATCAATGAAAGTTCAGACGATACAAGTCAGATTGAGGAATACCTGAAGGAATATAAAGGTGAAGGCATTCAGCATATCGCCATCGCCACAAACGATATTTACCAAGGTACCGACACGCTTGCAGCCAATGGTGTCAAGTTCATGCCCGGACCTCCTGATCTTTATTATGCAAAATCACATGACCGTGTGAAGGATCATGAAGAACCTTTAGATCGCATGAAAAAACACGGCATTCTTATTGATGGCGAAGGTGTGGTCAACGGAGGCGCAACGCGCATTCTGCTGCAAATTTTCTCCAAAACCGTAATCGGCCCGATCTTCTTTGAATTCATTCAACGCAAAGGTGACGATGGCTTCGGTGAAGGCAACTTCAAGGCACTGTTTGAATCTATTGAAGAAGACCAAATTCAACGCGGCGTTTTGGCAGCCGAATAA
- a CDS encoding DUF1513 domain-containing protein, which translates to MGLFELDRRHFLAGAGSLFISTINSQAKEKVDQSDSLLASCVKHRDGHYGAVLLDHNLDLVKHISLPDRGHDIVFSPSAHKAVAFARRPGNFAVIFDTTQTSEPMIITATTGRHFYGHGVFSKNGKLLYASENDFENAIGKIGIYDATSKFKRVGEFDSFGIGPHEILLLEDGKTLVVANGGIETHPDFGRAKLNLATMQSSVAFIDITDGSLLERHLLPDSLHKLSLRHMVQITNDTIVFGGQYQGSKQDRPQLIGTCKFDEGLKFWHLAKDDLDIFANYTGSLAVDRTLKQVAVSSPVRGVTGIFDTTNGSLLSVIKLKNGNGVTYQSNNLLSSSEGGILMSSQPLSKQYGFAFDNHLSSNQII; encoded by the coding sequence ATGGGATTATTTGAACTTGATAGACGACATTTCCTTGCAGGCGCTGGTAGCCTGTTTATATCAACCATAAATAGCCAAGCAAAAGAAAAAGTTGATCAATCCGACAGTCTGTTAGCATCTTGTGTCAAGCACCGTGACGGACATTATGGGGCGGTGTTACTCGATCATAATCTCGATCTGGTAAAACATATATCACTACCAGATCGAGGACATGATATTGTCTTCTCTCCATCCGCTCATAAAGCGGTGGCATTTGCCCGACGTCCGGGAAACTTCGCGGTGATCTTCGATACCACACAAACATCCGAACCCATGATTATAACGGCAACTACTGGGCGCCATTTTTATGGACACGGTGTATTCTCCAAAAACGGCAAACTGCTCTATGCGAGTGAAAATGATTTTGAGAATGCAATTGGGAAAATTGGCATCTATGACGCGACTTCAAAATTCAAGAGAGTTGGAGAATTCGACAGCTTCGGCATTGGTCCTCATGAAATCCTTCTTTTGGAAGATGGAAAAACACTTGTGGTTGCTAATGGCGGTATTGAAACACATCCAGATTTCGGACGCGCAAAACTAAACTTGGCAACAATGCAATCATCTGTCGCATTTATCGATATTACAGATGGCTCATTGCTGGAACGGCATCTGCTGCCAGATAGCCTACATAAATTATCTCTCCGTCATATGGTGCAAATTACCAATGATACAATTGTATTTGGTGGGCAATATCAAGGGTCAAAACAAGATAGGCCGCAACTGATCGGAACTTGCAAGTTTGACGAAGGTTTGAAATTTTGGCACCTTGCTAAAGATGATCTAGACATATTTGCAAACTACACTGGATCATTAGCCGTCGATCGAACCTTAAAACAAGTTGCTGTTTCATCGCCAGTGAGAGGTGTTACGGGAATTTTTGATACGACTAATGGCTCACTACTATCAGTGATAAAACTGAAAAATGGAAACGGTGTTACGTATCAAAGCAACAACCTTCTTAGTAGTTCCGAGGGTGGTATATTGATGTCATCTCAGCCGCTTTCGAAACAATATGGTTTTGCTTTCGACAATCACTTATCTTCAAACCAGATCATCTAA
- a CDS encoding MarR family winged helix-turn-helix transcriptional regulator produces MLEHHGQSLIEDSNINLTGYRMLVIIDIFEEITLSDLSRVMLIDGAQISRAAKDLVAKNYIEYRAVPGNQRKKFLAHTAEGSKLLQILKPRFAKREADIEKILKNEGVHEMWTGLNLITDFISQDL; encoded by the coding sequence ATGCTTGAGCATCATGGGCAGTCTTTGATTGAGGATTCTAATATTAATCTTACCGGTTACCGCATGCTTGTTATCATTGATATTTTTGAGGAAATAACTCTGTCAGATCTCAGCCGCGTTATGCTTATCGACGGTGCACAAATAAGTCGGGCAGCTAAAGACCTTGTCGCGAAGAATTATATTGAATACCGCGCCGTTCCTGGCAATCAGAGAAAAAAATTCCTCGCTCATACTGCTGAAGGTTCAAAACTGTTGCAAATTTTAAAGCCCCGCTTTGCAAAGAGAGAAGCAGATATTGAGAAGATATTGAAAAATGAGGGGGTTCATGAGATGTGGACCGGGCTCAATCTCATAACAGATTTCATCTCGCAAGATTTGTAG
- a CDS encoding amino acid aminotransferase, whose product MFESLPASAPDKILALNAAYREDPRSHKLDLGVGIYKDESGNTPIMRSVQTAQNRLLTEQKTKAYLGLDGDRIFNHLITQTALGEDYDTDRVRTMQTPGGSGALRILADVLSTARAHAGNRTDATIWVSDPTWANHAPILKAGGLTIKTYPYFDTKTGLVRFNAMMECLKKAPEGDIILLHGCCHNPTGANLTLEQWIELSKVLVSRNLFPFVDIAYQGFGDGLEEDVAGLRYLISQVPEMTIALSCSKNFGVYCDRVGAAIILSRNSAQASLAGSLMKSTARQNYSMPPNHGAATVRMILEDQELKTGWQQELESMRTRMLDLRTALTRALRLHSNSDQFDFLATQRGMFSRLPLSPDQIDWLRSEYGIYIIGDGRINIAGLPDNGPDGGLDKLALHIVNALNINIDR is encoded by the coding sequence ATGTTTGAATCATTGCCCGCATCTGCACCCGATAAAATTTTGGCTCTAAACGCGGCTTACCGCGAAGACCCGCGAAGTCATAAGTTGGACTTAGGTGTCGGTATCTACAAAGATGAAAGTGGGAATACGCCGATCATGCGTTCGGTTCAAACAGCGCAAAACAGATTACTAACCGAGCAAAAAACCAAAGCGTATTTGGGCCTCGACGGTGATCGCATATTTAATCATCTAATTACCCAAACAGCTTTAGGTGAAGACTATGACACGGATCGCGTGCGGACAATGCAGACCCCCGGCGGGTCTGGTGCGCTTCGCATTCTTGCAGATGTTTTATCAACTGCACGTGCTCATGCTGGTAATCGCACTGATGCAACAATATGGGTTTCTGATCCAACATGGGCAAACCATGCACCGATCCTAAAAGCCGGCGGCCTGACGATTAAAACTTATCCATATTTTGATACCAAAACAGGTTTGGTTCGATTTAATGCGATGATGGAATGTCTTAAAAAGGCACCTGAAGGCGATATTATTCTCTTACACGGCTGTTGCCACAATCCAACCGGTGCAAATTTAACTCTTGAACAATGGATTGAACTCTCCAAAGTTCTCGTTTCACGCAATCTATTTCCCTTTGTTGATATTGCTTATCAAGGCTTTGGTGATGGCTTGGAAGAAGATGTAGCCGGGTTGCGATATCTTATCTCTCAAGTCCCAGAAATGACCATTGCATTAAGTTGTTCCAAGAACTTTGGCGTTTATTGCGACCGCGTTGGAGCCGCCATTATTTTATCCCGAAACTCTGCACAGGCAAGCTTGGCAGGAAGTTTGATGAAATCCACCGCAAGACAAAACTACTCCATGCCCCCAAACCATGGTGCGGCAACTGTTCGAATGATACTTGAAGATCAGGAACTTAAAACAGGTTGGCAACAAGAGCTGGAGAGTATGCGGACGCGTATGTTAGATCTACGAACAGCACTGACGCGAGCACTTCGACTTCACTCAAACTCAGATCAGTTTGACTTTTTGGCAACCCAACGCGGAATGTTCTCAAGGCTTCCGCTTAGTCCAGATCAAATCGATTGGCTGCGTTCAGAATATGGAATTTATATCATTGGTGATGGTAGAATAAATATCGCAGGTTTGCCAGATAATGGGCCAGATGGTGGGCTTGATAAACTGGCACTACATATCGTCAACGCATTGAATATAAATATAGATAGATAA
- a CDS encoding imelysin family protein — translation MATTAFADGHEHSAEAVVSHYADIALAKFEDSLTTAKTLDTAIATFLAKPNDVNLNAAKKAWIASRVPYQQTEVYRFGNAIVDDWEGRVNAWPLDEGLIDYVDAGYGTESDENNLYTANVIANAKISINGEMIDGTNITPKFLSDTLQEAGGIEANVATGYHAIEFLLWGQDLNGTNAGAGARPATDFSVENCTNGNCDRRREYLTSASKLLIADLEEMVGNWTTKGAARLALSEQDANAGISTILTGMGSLSYGELAGERMKLGLLLHDPEEEHDCFSDNTHNSHLYDAVGIQNVYLGTYTRIDGTIVEGPSLLDFAMHKDAATAEELKEKLSATITAMQAMADRTNLEAYDQMIGEGNKEGNAVVQAAIDGLIDQTKSIERVITSLDLGTIELEGSDSLDNPNSVFQ, via the coding sequence ATGGCCACAACAGCATTTGCTGATGGACATGAGCATTCAGCGGAAGCCGTAGTATCTCATTATGCAGACATAGCTTTAGCCAAATTTGAAGATTCACTTACAACTGCAAAAACATTAGATACAGCTATTGCAACATTTCTTGCAAAGCCGAACGACGTTAACCTAAACGCTGCCAAAAAAGCGTGGATTGCATCACGTGTGCCTTACCAGCAAACTGAAGTATATCGTTTCGGCAATGCTATTGTTGATGACTGGGAAGGCCGTGTAAACGCCTGGCCACTAGATGAAGGCCTCATTGATTATGTGGATGCAGGTTACGGAACCGAAAGCGATGAAAATAATCTCTACACTGCTAATGTGATTGCAAACGCGAAAATTTCGATCAACGGCGAAATGATCGATGGAACAAACATCACGCCGAAGTTTTTATCTGACACATTGCAAGAAGCAGGTGGCATTGAAGCAAATGTTGCAACAGGTTATCACGCAATAGAATTCTTGCTTTGGGGCCAAGATCTAAACGGCACTAATGCTGGCGCAGGTGCACGACCTGCAACTGATTTCAGTGTTGAAAATTGTACAAATGGAAATTGTGATCGCCGCCGCGAATATTTAACATCCGCGTCCAAACTCCTAATTGCTGATCTGGAAGAAATGGTTGGCAACTGGACAACAAAAGGCGCTGCTCGTTTAGCTCTTTCTGAGCAAGATGCGAACGCTGGCATCTCAACAATTTTAACTGGCATGGGCTCGCTGTCTTATGGCGAACTGGCTGGTGAGCGTATGAAGCTTGGTCTTTTGCTTCATGATCCAGAAGAAGAGCATGATTGCTTTTCTGACAACACGCATAATTCCCATCTTTATGATGCTGTCGGCATTCAGAACGTCTATCTAGGAACATACACACGTATCGATGGAACCATTGTCGAAGGTCCATCACTCTTGGACTTTGCAATGCATAAAGATGCAGCAACTGCCGAAGAACTGAAAGAAAAACTTTCTGCAACAATTACGGCAATGCAGGCAATGGCTGATCGCACTAACCTTGAAGCCTACGACCAGATGATTGGCGAAGGTAACAAAGAAGGTAACGCAGTTGTACAAGCGGCCATTGATGGACTGATCGATCAAACAAAATCCATTGAACGCGTCATCACATCATTAGATTTAGGCACGATTGAACTGGAAGGTTCAGACAGTCTTGATAACCCAAATTCAGTTTTCCAGTAG
- the hmgA gene encoding homogentisate 1,2-dioxygenase, whose amino-acid sequence MSHSNIMEYMPGFGNDFESEALPNALPQGMNSPQKCEYGLYAEQLSGTAFTAPRGQNERTWCYRIRPSVKHTGKFNKINMPYWKSAPTIEEDVISLGQYRWNPVPHAEQDTTFVTGMRTMTTAGDVNTQVGMAAHIYLATKSMTDEYFYSADSELLVIPQEGRLRFATELGIIDLEPKEIAILPRGLVYRVEVLEGPARGFVCENYGQKFDMPNRGPIGANCLANPRDFKTPVAAFEDRDVVSKVIVKWCGQFHETTIGHSPLDVVAWHGNYAPCKYDLRTFSPVGAILFDHPDPSIFTVLTAPSGVEGTANIDFVLFRERWMVAENTFRPPWYHKNIMSELMGNIYGIYDAKPEGFVPGGMSLHNMMLPHGPDAPAFEGATNAELQAEKLDNTMSFMIETRFPQHLTKFAAQEAPIQDTYQDCWNDIEKKFDGTPGTK is encoded by the coding sequence ATGTCGCATTCGAATATAATGGAATATATGCCTGGATTTGGTAATGATTTTGAATCCGAAGCGCTGCCGAACGCGTTGCCGCAAGGGATGAACAGCCCGCAGAAGTGCGAATATGGTTTATATGCAGAACAGCTTTCCGGTACGGCATTTACAGCACCTCGTGGCCAAAATGAACGAACCTGGTGTTATCGCATCAGACCTTCGGTTAAACATACAGGCAAATTTAACAAAATTAATATGCCATATTGGAAATCGGCTCCGACTATTGAAGAGGATGTTATAAGTCTTGGTCAATATCGGTGGAATCCGGTTCCCCATGCTGAGCAAGATACAACATTTGTTACAGGTATGCGCACTATGACAACTGCTGGTGATGTGAACACCCAAGTTGGTATGGCTGCACATATTTACCTTGCCACGAAGTCGATGACGGACGAATATTTCTATTCCGCCGACAGCGAACTTCTCGTGATACCTCAAGAAGGGCGCCTGCGTTTTGCAACGGAGTTGGGGATTATTGATTTAGAGCCAAAGGAAATTGCAATTCTGCCAAGAGGACTTGTCTATCGTGTTGAAGTGCTTGAAGGTCCGGCGCGTGGATTTGTATGTGAGAATTATGGTCAGAAATTCGATATGCCTAATCGTGGTCCAATTGGAGCTAACTGTTTGGCAAATCCAAGAGATTTTAAAACGCCAGTTGCAGCATTTGAAGATCGAGATGTTGTTTCGAAAGTTATCGTAAAATGGTGTGGCCAATTTCATGAAACAACAATTGGCCATTCACCTTTAGATGTTGTTGCATGGCATGGTAATTATGCGCCGTGCAAATATGACCTACGAACATTTAGTCCGGTTGGGGCGATCTTGTTTGATCACCCAGATCCGTCAATTTTTACTGTTTTGACCGCGCCATCTGGTGTTGAAGGAACGGCAAATATTGATTTCGTTCTTTTCCGTGAACGTTGGATGGTTGCTGAAAACACGTTTCGCCCGCCATGGTATCATAAGAATATCATGTCGGAACTTATGGGTAATATTTATGGGATTTATGATGCCAAGCCTGAGGGATTTGTTCCAGGCGGGATGAGCTTGCATAACATGATGTTACCTCATGGTCCGGATGCTCCGGCATTTGAAGGTGCTACAAATGCAGAGTTGCAAGCTGAAAAACTAGATAATACGATGTCATTCATGATTGAAACTCGTTTCCCTCAACATCTAACTAAATTTGCCGCGCAAGAAGCGCCGATACAAGATACATATCAAGATTGCTGGAATGACATTGAGAAGAAATTTGATGGCACTCCGGGCACAAAATAA